The proteins below come from a single Pichia kudriavzevii chromosome 2, complete sequence genomic window:
- a CDS encoding uncharacterized protein (PKUD0B02425): MTVIHRAIFTISKPPLEQQTVWRILAHVKKTLADVSQQQQETHVRLVDFKVPYTTYYGVGSYMDQVQVSLRTETLEEEHLVTRFLQNGLPPLDGLSFHSKTVTATADTTSCTVSGG, from the coding sequence ATGACAGTTATTCATAGGGCAATCTTCACCATCTCTAAGCCTCCCCTTGAACAGCAGACTGTTTGGCGGATCCTTGCCCACGTGAAGAAGACGCTTGCAGACGTTtcacaacaacaacaagagaCACATGTCCGACTGGTGGACTTCAAAGTCCCCTACACCACGTACTACGGAGTGGGCTCGTACATGGACCAGGTCCAAGTGTCGTTGAGAACAGAGACGCTCGAGGAGGAACACCTTGTAACTCGCTTTCTACAGAACGGCCTCCCCCCGCTGGACGGTCTCTCCTTTCACAGCAAGACTGTAACGGCTACAGCGGATACCACCTCATGTACCGTCTCTGGAGGGTGA